The Pyrus communis chromosome 12, drPyrComm1.1, whole genome shotgun sequence genomic sequence atcaaaataggtatttattcaaatcctatttcatcaaccctcatcaaatcttccccacaaggtaactcccaaactatttctttcaaattatattgattagctaattaattgatttattactcaattaattcattaattagctaattgatgGTGATTAACACCCAAAAAACCACTATAGTGGCCGGTTCCCATCTCTCCCAAAGgagccggccacacccctataattACCAccccattttctccaaaaacctaagttgaATCCTCTTGCAAGCATCGAAGGTTCTTCAACCAAAGCCCCATCCCCAATTCATCGTAGGGGCATAAGGCTCttagccttgacctaaggtgtcaATTgtttttgtaggtgcattttcgtccaagaacAGGAAGgaggaaatttgcatccacagtaCTATTGTGAAATGCTAAAATAATCCTACAGGATGCGTAGgtaagtttattatgttgattagaattattgaatcattatggcatgcttatatttatgtagtctgctcatcattgctgcaccccggtgttagtgctctcccatggccagtctttcacgtgtatgttcacctctgCTCCATACGCtggccttggatccaagtaggtgctagtcctgtagtacaggttgcattaggcagCTTCGACTCGTAGATGATCGTAAATAgcaccagtcttcacgtgattatagcactagagcgtatattatgattacacccaaCCCTGTCGTACAAGTTGCATTAGGAAACTCcaactcgtgtgctagcatagattgatgagcatcagtttagtcgtacaggtcacattaggcgACTCCAACTTGTGGGCTAGTATAGATTGATTGAACGCctgattttacttatattactGTTGAGATATTGTGATGTGGCATGCTTTTGGATTTATTGTTGATTTGCATTTGGTTTCATACCTgtatgtagtatgattttctggaaactatacatgttttatgacgaggggttagtatgttcagaaaataaatggatgttttataaacctttgtttttgccaACTCACCCTTCCACTTTTCGCTCATCTAGGTCCAAGATAGCTTATTTACTCTGTGGCGTACAAGGAGTTGCCGGCGATTCTAACATACACTATTGCACACtcactttattagtttaaataatttctagtttcggttttaatttattcacaattTTACATCACTTATACTTTTGGTTACGTCATCTTCGgatgacggccaacatgcctcgACTCCAGTTAGAGTGTGTCAAAGATCTTTTGGTTTGTGCAGCAATTGTGTTTGCACATTTTGGATTTCTTTCCTTATCTATAGTCTTTACTAGAAAATATGCCCGCGCGTTGCTACGGGACTTGAATGCACCAGCTTTAACTGCATGAATAAGACACATTTAACCcgaataaattaaacataatgTGTGGACAGTCTGTGAGTTGAATAGTTACATATTTGGTTAAATAATATAATGTTATCGCGCCTGTGGTTGGATGTATCATGTCCAAGGTGATACCACGTGAGAAGATCTTGGTTTTGTGGAGCCATAAATTGTGGTCAGATTATAGTTCTCTTTTTTGGATTTCCTtgcttatatatatttttggtttaGATATTGTTGGTTAATTCTTTTGTCCAAATAATAAACTGTGGGTGAACAGGCTGTGAGCggaattgatatatatatatatatatatccttaaataaaatgatttcaATGTGTGTATGGCCGCTTCTGGCATGGTCCAGGTGATGTTACCAAAGAAGATCTCCATTTAGTAGAGCCTTAAATTTTCGTTTAACAGTTTTGTTTTCGATCGGGCATAATttctttcttaaaaaataagcACTGTCAAGATTTTGCATCCTCATTTTCTCTGATTTTAGTATTGTTTATTGTCGTGGTTAATTGTTTTAAATGCAGGTTGTTATATAGAGCTTAGGGTTTTGAGTTTTGGTCGTGTGATGGTCAAATACTTTATTCATTAAGTGATTAAGTTAGTGCTGATCATTTGAGACCATACAAACTAAATTAGTTGTGGGTAACCTAAAATTTAGGTAACAACCATTAATCTCTAATTATTCACAATTTTCatttatagaagaaaaaaagtagtTTCTAACTATGACACCAAAGAAAAGTATAGtcttttttctctttgtcaacttattaaacatgatttcctaagtgtttatgtttttaatttgtctGTTTGCAGTGTGAGAAAGTTCTTATTATCTACTTGACCCTACAGTTTACTGCCTGCACATGTGCTTGACGTTTTGTTCCACTTTCTGTAAGTCATGTTTGGGTATTTGTAATATGTGGTCTCTTTTATAATCTTCCCCTTTGAATCATTGCTTTGCTGCTTTTATCAAACGTTTAGGAGAGGGATTTAGGTTTCTCTCTCAACGGCAAAGACACCTTTGGGAGGGAAAGTTGGGTTCCAGTTTTGTATCCTTTTTTCCATATTAAATCCTTCTTTCCAATTTTGTATACTTAATTAAAATtagttacacacacacacacacaagtcgTATAGTTTGTTAATTCAGGTTCGACAtcttagtgttttatattatttttgaacTTCACTTGGCAGTATTAGATTGTTAGTGGGGGTTCAATTCAAGGTCAATGCGATGTGCTTTGTTCTACAATTGTGTTCAAACATTTTGGATTTATTTCTTTATCTATAGGTTTGCATTAATATTGTTTATTGTCAAGTTAGTTCCTTTCCGTGCACATCGGTATATAAGGCTTGAGATTTAGGTTTTTAGTCATGTGATGCTCAAatgctttattaattaattggttAAATGTCTGGTGGTCATTTGAGGCTATAGAATATAAAATTTGTTGCGGATGCGTTGAAATTTAGGTGAGTACCATGGATACCTGATTGTTTCAAATTTGGTTTATTTCGATTTCACATTAATGTAAAGTTATAtttatggacaaaaaaaaaaaaaaagaatttgcaCCCATGCCACCTGACAGAGATAACtgtcttttatttctttcttaatgTATTAAAACTGACTTActtagtgtttttctttttggtttatcCATTGCAGTGTGGTAAATTAGTTGATTATATCTCTTTAACCCTACTTTTCCCTTCCAGGACAAGTGCTTCACATTTTGTTTCACTTTTGGTAAGTAATGTTTTAGTCTTTGTAATATTTGGTTTCTTCTTTAGTTTGCTTTTTGCAACCATTGTTTTATTGCGTTCATAATGTGTTGAGTGTTTGATAATAGTTATTGTATGTCATCGGTTAATGTGTGGTCATTTGTGTTACTATCCTAATGTgaactgtatttttttttttatcaagtttagttctttaattacttttggttggcttatttcttttctcagtcctttttatttttggagttTCGAGTTTGTGTTGTGGTTATCGATTTTGTAACAGTTatgttaaaattattttgaccATTTACTTAATTAGGAATGAAACAAATCAGTCATTTCTTTCATATTTGTTTTCAGATTTGATTATGGTGATTCTTAtctttataaaatttatattcacTTTCAACAGATTCAATGGAAACAGTCAAGGTTACCCCTATTGCAGAATTGTGCGCTTACACTAAAGCAAACAAAATAAAGATTCGTGTGTGTATGATATAGAAATCTAGCATTTCTATAACTATTCACAAATACATAACACTACATTGTATGTTGATGAAATGGTGAGCTATCATTGTCCCATAATTTTAATTAAGTATTTTAACAGTTATAGTTATTTcatcagttttttttattttttatttttcatttgttagtttgttaatttatattcatgtttatatatatatatatatatatatagtttacaGTTTGATTTTTTCACGTGTAAAAGTCCTTTGTAAATCTTGGTTGTCATAGTTTACATATTTTCAGTTAGTCTATTTACCCACTGTGCTCATTCAATCTCTCTATgccaaaatataatttttttgctaTTTATTTGTTCATAACTTTTTTAAATCtgttattattcttttttttttattattttattttttattttattttatggcaTTTGATCAATTACAAAGAACAATGCGGTTGAAACATGTGCATCAGACATTCATTGTGAATTGGTAGCCTCAAAGATTGATGCCGGTAATTGCTACGAAATCGTGAATTTTCGCACGATCAAAATTAGAGAACAGTATAAAGTGGTGCTGCATGATACCCAAGTTATATTCATCGCTACGACAGTGTTTAAAAAACTCTCTACCGTCTTTCCACCCATCCCCCGACATCGGCTGTTCCTACTAGATTTTAACATGTTTTATCCCCGTCTGAACAGAGATGATACTCTTACAAGTAACATCAATACGTGTATATATGTCTctctatatgtgtgtgtatctaCATGTCCATCAATTAAAAACATTTCTGTTGTTTTTTCGGTGAAATGAGTTTTGACATTATTTTtgtattaactttttaaattataagATGTGATTGGCCATATAATTGCGGTCCAGCAATTGGAACCAAAATAGATTAATCGAAGTATAGCACAAAAATGTGACATATACATTGAGAATATCAGGTTGTTCTTTTGTTTAACTGTTGCAATTCTAAATtgttaatataattttatctgTTAGGGTGGGAAGAAAATTTAGTCTTTGTTTCTCATTTATTTTGTGCACAGAAAAGAAGAATTGTCTGTTATGTTGTGGGTAAATATTGCAGAAGCTTTTTGTTCTTTATCGATCCAGAAGTTGTCTTTGCCAATTATTGTTGTGTTTACAAGTTTAAAAGTCAAGATTTACCCAGGTAGCTCATTTAACTAAAACCCACTTTTTCTATCTTTATTTGGTTATGTTCTTACATTTGTTGCTATAAACTTTTCTACTCTTTTATCATTATGCGATTTTAGTGTATTCGGTTGCTATCCCTTAtgacagaattttttttttcatttttatttcttaattgTCAACTGTTAGAATCTATTCATTACGGTTTGTATTTCGTTTCTGGTCTTGCGTGTTCAAATTATTTTACCACATTTTTAAATGTAttcattacaatttttttctcgCATTTAAACATCTATCATTCAATTAAAAATACTTACTCATCTCTAATATTTACTAatgtttgttttataattctgttattattttttggcaTCTACATACAACATCGTCTTGAATAGTATTGGCTCCTCACTTTTTTTCATCGACCGAGACTTCCTAGAGGTTAACTTATATAAATTAGTGTGAGTGCACATCTAAAATCGTGCTTCCTGTTTAAACTTCCAAACAtgctgatttttcaaaattctttattttgtttttaaacttGCAGGTTCTCAACCTGTAAAGTCCCTGTAAAAATACTGCCTCCTTCTTTAAGGCAGGCAAACGAGGCTGAAATTCTGCGTACTGCGACAAGAGTAACAGTAGATGAGCTGGCCTTTTTGGATCCTAATATGTATAAGGTATACAAACGATTTATGCGttcctatctttttttttaaaaaaaaagcatgAACCTGCATTTTTACATGTtgaacaaaaactaattttgttGTTGCTCTTTTATGATACACGTGTCACAAAACATTTCATAGAATGATACATTCATATGTAAAGCATCTATCAAACGTTTTGACACACATTATGATTGGTGGTACAATGCTTACCCCAATTGTGTCAAGCAAATGCATAAGGACCCAGCGACCGGACAACTCATTTGTCAGAAACACCCCAACCAAATTCCAACACCCTGGTAACATTTAATATGCAAGTTTATTGTTCtgtctttttttactttttcttcaattttcaacTCCGTGCTGTTTCTTTGCAAGTAAAATATGAGTTCAAATCTGTAACCTCTGTTGTATAAAGTTCTTTGCTCTAATTGTTAACAAAGAGTTATAAACCATAAAAAACTCATGCAACtcaatttttaaatataggTACAAAGTTAATTTGATTCTTAAAGACAACACTAATGTAATCAATGCTTTGATAATTGGCAAAGCTAAAGAAAAACACTTTGGTATGGCCTGCAACGATTTGGTCATGAATCAGAGATTGGTTGACCAACAACTGCCAAATGAGTTTTTGCGACTAATTGGACAAAAGAAGATTTTTCACTTGCGGTTCGAAAATAGAAAGAATAGTTTACAAAAAAGTGATGTGCTGATTTACAATGTGTCAGGCAAGACAGCTATAAAACGGGTAACTCCACAGATGTACCAAGAGCAGCCACAGTATCTTCCACTACTGTATCATCTTCGACCTCACCACCTGAAACAAGCGGAGAATCACATAAGCGAAAGAGGGAGTCCGTGAGGAAAGCTCTTTTTACTGGCAGTGAAGAGAGGTTTTGATTCAAACTCCATATTGTCATCAAATCTGatacttttcttttacttcCCTGTGTTCAAACATGCATATCTTCTGCCTATCTTGCTTTGCTTAAAATATACCTGTgaagaatctttttttttttttttaaaatgagtaAAGAGTATAACGAATTATAGTTGGGCaacattttttatgttttgtgcAATAAAATGTGCTCATTACTCATGGCCATTTAAAACAGTGAGGCAGAAGAAATTTCAGAAGTTGACCCAAAAGAATTTGATGAAATGCCTATCAAatcactggaaaaaaaaaaaaaaaaaaaccgcctCCAGCTACTTCAAAAACATATACAATCCCTCCAAAAATGAACTAGGTAAGTATGGTTTCATTTTGCTAAATTTTTTGCTTAAAAACTGCTCAAATGTGAACTTAATCACTGTCTAAATGCCTTCCATTGTTTTTCTCTGTGTAGCTTGGTTTCTCAATGTCAATGCTGATAGTGCTCCTGGAACAAGACCTTTCATGCTCTACTACAGAATATTTTGCATCTTTTGTTACTCTATATTAAACATTGTCTAAGATCTTTGGTAGTTTGTAAATACCACTTTCTGCTCAAAactagaaaatattttttgtaccTCCATATACCagcatttgttaattttttgtgtaCAGAAGCTGGTTTAGTTTTTAGAGCACATAGGGTTGCTAAAGTAGAATATATAGCTCTAATATTTTTTGTATCTCCATATGAAAGTATTTGCTAATTTTTTGTCTGTAAAAATAATCATCCTAATCCAAAAACAGTTGTAACTGTTGTGATCCAATAAAAAACTCCCAAGTTGATCCCTATATTCTCACAATTCAAGCTTTTCTCTAgcttttccaatttctttgttATTAGTGTTGTTACTGCTTTGCAAATCCATTTTTCAAGTCTTTAATATAGCATTTCATTCTGCTTTAAaacccgcagcaacgcgcgggtaCTAATAACTAGTGGGTGCCTAAAATCCTTTCCAGACATACAACTCAAGTGGTCAACATCATCAataacagttaaaaaaaaaagattgcacTAGTGTTTTCCAACCAAAATATCAGTTCCTATATATGTGGCATGACATGAAATAGCAACATAGgagttgctgtcaaatttgacaacaacttcaaataatttttaattaattattaaatgtttttattaGCTTTTTATTAGTTCaaacatttattataattatttactGATTATGTGACTGTTGCAAGTTGTCTTCCATCTtacctcttcttctttttaattcaacgaatatttttttttttttaatcaacgaATAGCTTTGTGAATAGATATCCGATAGTGCTTTGTGCTTCACAAAAATCCTACAGTGctcttttaacaaaaaatgttCTTAGAGGTGATGCTTATTGAGTTggatttttatttcttctatttTCAATTAAGGGGTCGTCTTTTATTAGATTATTTGTATTACCATTCTATTAAACAATGTGAAATTTTATCATGAATTGTTTCATAGGTTACATTGCTACATCACAAGAGACATACAGTTACAAGGTTTCAAAATGTACAACTTACAGAAACCTGTGTACTTGCAGACAGGAACTACCTTCGCTCTAGGACTTTACATTTCCATGGTAATCATTACTGCCTCCTACGCAAGGCCACTGCGAATCAACCAAGCTGCAATTCGACAAGCTCACATTTCCGGCAGGCAGGCATGAAGAATTTATGGATAACTGCTGGCCTGAACATACCCCGTTGCAATTTGACATGCTAACGCTTCCTGCAGGCAGGAATGAAGAATTCATGGACAACTGTTGGCCTGAACAAACCCCGCTGCAATTTGACGTGCTCACATTTCTTGCAGGGAGGGATGAAGGATTCATAGGTAACTGTTGGCCTGAACAAACCCCGCTGCAATTTGACATGCTCACGTTTCCTGCAGGGAGGGATGAAGGATTCCTAGATAACTGTTGGCCTGAACCAATTCCACTGCAATTGGGCATGCTCACATTTCCTGAAGGCAGGAATGCAGAATTCATGGGAAACTGTTGGCCAGAAACAGATTGTTCTGGTGGATCAAACTGAGGTAAAATATCACTTTGAAACAAGCTAGGTGTGCCAAAATCTGGTAGTGCCAAACTATCTCTATGGTTGTGAGAGGTGTCAAGTTTCTCTTGGAAGTAACCGTGATAATAATCATCCTCTAATGGAATTGCACCTGTAAGAGTCTTGAATGCGAAATCTAGGCATGGGTCGGACCATGAATCCatgaaagggaaagagaaatGTGGCTCTGGATGCTCAACATGTGCCTTCTCGGTTTCAAAGTTTTGGGGTTTCTCCTGAGGAACAGCATGCTCTTCAAGAGCCTTCACGCTCTTGTTTGACAGCTCCTCTTGCATTGAATTGTTTATAGCAGTACAAGGACGAATTGCAAGCTTTGCTTCTGGTGTAATCTCAAGCGGCTGAGATGCTTCATCTGCCAAATCCACAGCTGGGATGGCTATACTTTTACATGAATTTTCTGTTGCAATTCTAATAGCTCGTTCCTCGGACATAGTACTGGCCAGCAGCTCAGGTTCAACCCCAGCATACTGATTTGAAGACCAACGGGGCAACTTAAGTTCTTTACTGTCCTTGGATTTGTTAGCCCTCGGTTTTCTACTACAGTTCTTTTCCATTCCACCGTCaaatgaattttcttttttcatcatATCAGCTGCAGGTCTTAGAATAGGCCTGTTATCCACATTATCAAATATTGGCAATTCCCCTGTAAGCGTTTTGAATGCAAATTCTAGGCAGGGGTCTGAACCAAACAGAATGCTGAGCTCTGGTTCTGGCTTCTCAGCATCCCCTTTCTCAGTTTCCAGCTCTTGTTGTTGCTCCTTAGGAACCACTTGGTCATCAAGTTGCATATCTCCCTTGTCCAATGGCTGCTCAGGTGATGCAGATTTTAAATCAGTTAAAGTATGATGCGTTACCTTTGTTTCTGATGGAGCCCCAAGCTGCTGAGATGCTCTACTTACAAGATCTGAAGCCAAACCTACATCTTGACCAGAATCACTTTTACTAGGCTTCCTAGTTGCAGCTTGAACAGCTCGTTCAGTGGAAACCAAATTAGCAGCCCCCTCTGGTTCAAGCCCAGCAAGTCGTTTTGAGGACCGACGAGACAAATTAagcttttccttgttttttgatTTGCTCGAGCCTGTTGGGGATCTTCTGATGTTGCTTTTTTTGAAAACAGTCTTAACTGAATTATTCTCATTCAGGGTGTAAGCAGCATGAGTAAAAAGGGGCTCATGTCCAGCACACATCATTTTTCCTGGGTCTAACAAAGGACCTCCAACTTCAAGCAATGACCTTTCTCCTTCATGTGTCTCAGACAGTTCAGCTTTTGGCTGTGATGACCTGCTTGGAGAACCATCTTCCTCGGTCTTAGCACATTTTTCAAGCATGTTATTAGTTAATTGCTTCACTTTAACAACATCAGCTGTCGAAGCAAAGGCAACTCCACTTACTGAGGATACCATCTTGTCTGGCAACTCAGAGCTTTCAGTTTCTGGTAGTTCCAACCTACTCCCAGCAAGTCGTTTTGAAAACCGGCgacacaaattaaacttttccttgtttttggaTTTGCTTGAGTCTACAGAGGCTCTTCTAACATCGATTTTTCCTCCTCCATGTATGTCAGAAAGTTCAGCTTTTGCCTGTGACGGTCTTCTTGGAGAACCATCTTCCTTATTTTTGGCACAATTTTCAACTATGTCATCAACTAAACGCTTCTCTTGGACAACCTCAGCTGTCGAAGCAAAGGCAACTGCACTTACAGAGGGTACCATCTTGTCTTGCAACTTGGAGCTTTCAGATTCTGGTAGTTCCAACCTGCTCCCAGCTAGTCGTTTGGAGAACCGACGAGAAAAATTGATCTTTTCcttgtttgttgatttgctCGAGTCTACTAGGGCTCTCCCGCCTTTGCTTTTTTCCAGAGTGTTTAGAGAACTATCTTCCTTAGTTTCGGCACATTTTTCAAGCATGTTCCCAGTTAAATGCTTCTCTTGGACAATCTCAGTTGTCGAACCAAAGGCCACTCCACTTTCATAGGGTACCCTTTTGTCTAACAACTTGGAGCTTCCAGCTTCTGGTAGTTCTAAACTGATCCCAGCAAGTCGTTTTGAGGACCGACGAGACAAATTATGAATTTCCTTGTTTTTTGATTTGCTCGAGTGTACTAGGGCTCTCCTCACATTGCTTTTTTCCATCACAGGCTCAAGTGAATTGTTCTCGTTCAGACTAATAGCAGGAGTCAAACCAGGCTCATCTCCAGCAGAACTCATTTTTCCTGGGTCTACCACAGAACCTTCAACTTCAACAAATAACATATTTCCTTCACGTCTGTCAGGGAGTTCAATTTTTGGCTGTGATACCTGTCTCCTCATGACAGGATGCTCAAGTTTTCTCCTTTTGGTTGCAGATGATGGCTACagtaacagaaaaaaaaataaaaaaaaaaaaaaaaaaaaaaggaaaagcatATTATTAATATAATGTCCCTCGTGCACAACAGATATAACAGATAACTAATAAAAGAGATAAAATTGTTCCTAACAAGCCTACCACATTCAGAGGGTCATAGTTATAGAGAAACATCAGTTTTGACTTGGAGTTCCTTGGTTTAATACTTTTATGATTTATTCATTAAAGAGAATTTACTGAATACCTTCTATTTCTTTCAGAGACAGGTAAACAGAACAGTAGAACAGATGAGTGTGAAAACAGCAACTTTATGTTTAAATACGTTAAATTCCATCTTCACTAAAATGGGTAAGAAGTTAATACGCATGAAATTGGCCTACCACAACATGAAAGAATCTTAGCCAAAGCAGTAACAATGCTCCAAAACCATTATGAAAAACAGATGCTTTAAATAGCGTTaacaaaatagaaaatcaaAACCCCACAACACGAGAAAGCTTTCACTGCTACATAAATGTAAGAATTGTATTTCAATCAGGGACTGAGAGATGTATTGTTTTGGATTAAGCTTAATCATGTTATACAAAAAATATCAGAGCCCAAATTCCACCTAGTCCTCCCTGTTTTTACTTGGAACATGCTTTCAAAGTGTTATAAgtgatttaaattaaaaagattCTGTCTTTCAAAGTAGTATAAGTGAATATCACTTGaactttattttgtttctgcACATGTTAGTCATGCATCACACCGTATCTGTCATGATCACTAAATTTTCATGTAACCATGGGTTATAATGTTTTAGCACTAAAGCTTCCAAAGAATACAACAATAAGCATTCTGATTTTTTACAGTGTAAACTCCAAACTGATACCATTAAACATTAAAACTGtttatacaaataaataatgttGGTGTTGCACTAGTGAACAACAACATTGCAGCAACAGAGAACATTGGTGATGGGGGAACAAAAAAAACAGCATGGATATAGCACTTACTGCATCATTAGCTAACTTTAGAACATTTCCGCACATATTCCTGGGTTTAAATGCATGTTTACTGATCTCTCCAGTTTCTAGATAGCAAATAACATCCTTTTTGGAGCGGAACACGTATCCAGAGTCTGGATCTGTGTAATACTGTCCAAAGGAATGGACCATTAAAAATCAGCATATAATATATAGTCAAGAACTCATAGAAACAAACTGCAACTAGTTGGATTATTACTACAGCAAGACTAAGCATGGAAAGCACATGAGCATGTGTACTAtgaatggagagagagagatggggtgaTGAACAGAACCAACATCAGCTGGAATAAGTATCAGGGTAACTGATTCTATACCGGGTCTTTTCTAAATCGATTTGCATACTTTGTAACTTTGATCTCCTTTATCCATCCCGGTGGTAAATCCTCCACATGATGCTTCTCAACATAAACCTAAATTATACATCAACAATCATTGGATTAAACAAATGTAATAACATGAATTTCATAAACAGAATGCAATCATTCGTTCGGTAGCTTCAGTATGTCATACAATAGAAACCTGCAGTGAGTAGTCCCCTAACACTACCATCTTCATACTTCGATATGGAAATGAGGTGCCGTCAATATCAGGGCACCTCAGGCTTAGGATGATTTTCGCAGAAACAGTTTATtacttttcatttatttttatttatttttagacgAAACATAATATACAGTTTAGAACTTCTCTTTTTCACAATCAAACTACAATGGATGTCTGGCAGGCTGGACTAAGCTCTAATAGTGGTAAAGTTTAGTGAAATAGTTCACTGTTCTACCTTTCAGGTATACCCAAAACATCATCATTCAACAATAGTAGGAGAAGTTATATCAAAAAACAGTAGCGGGAAAAGTGATCCTAAAATAccacaaaattatatttatccAACAACCCGTATACAAGTATTTCAGCAGGAACCTAATTCTCTAATCCGTTTGATTCCAGTGATTAAGGTAGAAGCAGATAATGACTTAGCTCAGAAATCTTATACCATTTTCCATGCTTTGATTTTTATATACTAAACGACCCAGATATAATGACCAAGGGGAACTCAACCAtatgaaaaagtaaaaagataGGAAAATTCTAGTAGTCATCAGGTTGACGTTTTTGGCCATTTATGGGATGGAATGTGATTGTAGGAAAAATTTACCAAGAAGGCAGATAGTTTAATCAGGACTCAAATGGTTAACTTCCTTAAAATATTACATCACGTAAAATGCTAAGTGTTCTCTACTTTAGGCTTTTCTACGAAGTTAAGAACACAGCTTCTAAAGAAAACT encodes the following:
- the LOC137711130 gene encoding uncharacterized protein → MVAKSSPDWLPPGWSVQSRDQKRGRKIEFYIHLETGKKFFSKDDAVRFIKMENTRGKKPQPTSVQIPNHSEEVPSQLEVDPTEYPEWLPNGWKVELRIRQSGVQVGREYKCYIDPSRERTYYSKPEVFRYLKTVKRKSSKSGNLKSISSKRCITEGKDVTTMQLTKNVYVEKHHVEDLPPGWIKEIKVTKYANRFRKDPYYTDPDSGYVFRSKKDVICYLETGEISKHAFKPRNMCGNVLKLANDAPSSATKRRKLEHPVMRRQVSQPKIELPDRREGNMLFVEVEGSVVDPGKMSSAGDEPGLTPAISLNENNSLEPVMEKSNVRRALVHSSKSKNKEIHNLSRRSSKRLAGISLELPEAGSSKLLDKRVPYESGVAFGSTTEIVQEKHLTGNMLEKCAETKEDSSLNTLEKSKGGRALVDSSKSTNKEKINFSRRFSKRLAGSRLELPESESSKLQDKMVPSVSAVAFASTAEVVQEKRLVDDIVENCAKNKEDGSPRRPSQAKAELSDIHGGGKIDVRRASVDSSKSKNKEKFNLCRRFSKRLAGSRLELPETESSELPDKMVSSVSGVAFASTADVVKVKQLTNNMLEKCAKTEEDGSPSRSSQPKAELSETHEGERSLLEVGGPLLDPGKMMCAGHEPLFTHAAYTLNENNSVKTVFKKSNIRRSPTGSSKSKNKEKLNLSRRSSKRLAGLEPEGAANLVSTERAVQAATRKPSKSDSGQDVGLASDLVSRASQQLGAPSETKVTHHTLTDLKSASPEQPLDKGDMQLDDQVVPKEQQQELETEKGDAEKPEPELSILFGSDPCLEFAFKTLTGELPIFDNVDNRPILRPAADMMKKENSFDGGMEKNCSRKPRANKSKDSKELKLPRWSSNQYAGVEPELLASTMSEERAIRIATENSCKSIAIPAVDLADEASQPLEITPEAKLAIRPCTAINNSMQEELSNKSVKALEEHAVPQEKPQNFETEKAHVEHPEPHFSFPFMDSWSDPCLDFAFKTLTGAIPLEDDYYHGYFQEKLDTSHNHRDSLALPDFGTPSLFQSDILPQFDPPEQSVSGQQFPMNSAFLPSGNVSMPNCSGIGSGQQLSRNPSSLPAGNVSMSNCSGVCSGQQLPMNPSSLPARNVSTSNCSGVCSGQQLSMNSSFLPAGSVSMSNCNGVCSGQQLSINSSCLPAGNVSLSNCSLVDSQWPCVGGSNDYHGNVKS